One Paenibacillus sp. FSL W8-0186 genomic window carries:
- the ychF gene encoding redox-regulated ATPase YchF: MALKAGIVGLPNVGKSTLFNAITQAGAESANYPFCTIDPNVGVVEVPDERLDKLTELVVPNRTVPTAFEFVDIAGLVRGASKGEGLGNKFLAHIREVDAIVHVVRCFEDENITHVDGKINPISDIQTINLELILADLDSVEKRIERSRKNMKGGNKQYAQEVEVLERVKEALYNDMPARSVELSDDEKLIVRDLHLLTLKPVLYAANVSEDGVTDADNNPFVQQVKEFAAAENAEVVPISAKVEAEIAELEGEDKAMFLEELGLEASGLDRLIQAAYRLLGLYTYFTAGVQEVRAWTIRKGTKAPGAAGVIHTDFERGFIRAEVVSYDDLVAAGSMSAVKERGQLRLEGKEYVVQDGDIMHFRFNV; this comes from the coding sequence ATGGCTTTAAAAGCAGGGATCGTAGGTTTGCCGAACGTCGGAAAATCTACGCTGTTTAATGCAATAACGCAAGCAGGCGCAGAATCCGCGAACTATCCGTTCTGTACGATTGATCCTAACGTCGGTGTGGTCGAAGTACCGGACGAGCGTCTAGATAAATTAACCGAGCTGGTCGTGCCGAACCGTACGGTGCCGACTGCTTTTGAATTCGTCGATATCGCAGGTCTGGTGCGCGGCGCGAGCAAAGGCGAGGGACTCGGCAACAAGTTCTTGGCCCACATCCGCGAGGTTGATGCGATCGTGCATGTTGTGCGCTGCTTTGAGGACGAGAATATTACCCACGTGGACGGAAAAATCAATCCGATCAGCGACATTCAGACGATTAACCTCGAGCTCATTCTGGCCGACCTGGATAGCGTGGAGAAGCGGATCGAACGTTCCCGCAAGAACATGAAAGGCGGCAACAAGCAGTACGCACAGGAAGTCGAAGTGCTGGAGCGCGTGAAAGAAGCGCTGTACAACGACATGCCTGCCCGCAGTGTAGAGCTGTCCGATGACGAGAAGCTGATCGTCCGCGACCTGCATCTGCTGACACTGAAACCAGTGCTGTATGCAGCGAATGTGAGCGAGGATGGAGTTACTGATGCGGACAACAACCCGTTCGTGCAGCAGGTGAAGGAATTCGCCGCAGCGGAGAACGCTGAAGTTGTGCCGATTAGCGCCAAGGTCGAAGCGGAAATCGCCGAGCTGGAGGGCGAGGACAAAGCGATGTTCCTGGAGGAGCTGGGCCTGGAGGCGTCGGGACTGGATCGCCTCATTCAAGCCGCTTACCGCCTGCTCGGATTGTACACTTACTTTACGGCAGGGGTTCAGGAGGTGCGTGCCTGGACGATCCGCAAAGGAACGAAAGCGCCGGGTGCAGCTGGAGTCATCCACACCGATTTCGAGCGCGGATTCATTCGTGCCGAGGTTGTGTCCTATGATGATCTGGTGGCTGCCGGCTCGATGAGCGCGGTCAAGGAGCGTGGACAGCTGCGCCTGGAAGGCAAGGAGTACGTCGTACAGGACGGAGACATTATGCACTTCCGTTTCAATGTGTAG
- a CDS encoding energy-coupling factor transporter transmembrane component T, protein MSRTGSLYIEGDSLFHRMDGAVKLILLLSWTVVTFLFLDLRIFAVMLTAGIAMLLTTGIPLKRMSFLFWILTVFTVLNSAFILLLTPRFGTTLTGSHTPRIPIGYNTINQETLFYVLTLSLKYMTLLPITLLFIFTTHPSRFAASLNKLGVPYKMAYAVSIAFRYIPDLTQEFRTILNAMQMRGLGISREDGNLRRRLKNLSLVVVPLLQSSLQHIESVSDAMDLRGFGTGRSRTWYMGTVMSLADKLAVVLCALLLGLAIFLKLQVFPGFWYPF, encoded by the coding sequence TTTTGCTGCTGAGCTGGACGGTCGTTACGTTTCTGTTTCTGGATCTGCGCATATTTGCCGTCATGCTGACGGCAGGCATAGCCATGCTGCTGACGACGGGGATTCCGCTGAAGCGAATGTCGTTCCTTTTCTGGATATTGACGGTGTTTACGGTGCTGAACAGTGCCTTTATACTGCTGCTTACGCCCCGTTTCGGAACAACGCTGACGGGCAGTCATACGCCGCGAATCCCTATCGGCTATAACACGATTAACCAGGAAACGCTTTTCTATGTGCTGACTTTATCGCTGAAATACATGACTTTACTGCCGATTACGCTGCTCTTCATATTTACGACGCATCCGAGCCGGTTTGCCGCCAGTCTCAACAAGCTGGGCGTACCGTACAAAATGGCGTATGCGGTGAGCATTGCCTTTCGCTATATTCCTGATTTGACGCAGGAGTTCCGGACGATTCTGAATGCGATGCAAATGCGCGGGTTGGGCATCTCGCGGGAGGACGGGAATTTGCGGAGACGGCTGAAAAACCTCTCGCTGGTCGTCGTTCCGCTGCTGCAATCGTCGCTCCAGCATATTGAATCCGTCTCGGATGCGATGGATCTGCGAGGGTTCGGCACAGGGCGGAGCCGCACCTGGTATATGGGCACGGTCATGTCGCTCGCAGATAAACTGGCGGTTGTGCTGTGCGCGCTGCTGCTCGGGCTGGCGATATTTTTGAAGCTGCAGGTGTTCCCCGGTTTCTGGTATCCGTTCTAG